In one Candidatus Binataceae bacterium genomic region, the following are encoded:
- a CDS encoding NAD(P)H-dependent oxidoreductase subunit E has translation MQSAATSSEVRFSPAALEEYRALLGRYPTRQAALLPTLWIAQREFGWISPAVEQYVAGLMELPPAHVHAVVSFYSMFYRAPVGRWHLEVCGNLSCRLRGADRVADAIGRKLGIAPGQTTADGKFTLGLVECLASCATAPVLQLNHERYHENLTEESAARLIDELARRAD, from the coding sequence GTGCAGTCGGCCGCGACCAGCTCTGAAGTACGTTTTTCTCCCGCAGCCCTCGAGGAATACCGCGCGCTGCTCGGGCGTTATCCGACCCGCCAGGCCGCGTTGCTGCCGACGCTATGGATCGCCCAGCGCGAGTTCGGCTGGATTTCGCCCGCGGTCGAGCAATACGTCGCCGGGTTGATGGAGCTGCCGCCCGCGCATGTCCATGCGGTGGTCAGCTTCTACTCGATGTTCTATCGCGCGCCGGTCGGGCGCTGGCATCTGGAGGTCTGCGGCAATCTGTCGTGCCGGCTGCGCGGGGCCGACCGCGTCGCCGATGCGATCGGACGCAAGCTCGGCATCGCGCCCGGCCAGACAACCGCGGACGGCAAATTCACCCTGGGCCTCGTCGAATGCCTGGCCTCGTGCGCAACCGCGCCGGTGCTCCAGCTCAACCACGAGCGCTACCACGAAAATCTGACCGAGGAATCCGCCGCGCGACTTATCGACGAGCTTGCCCGCCGTGCTGATTGA
- the nuoK gene encoding NADH-quinone oxidoreductase subunit NuoK: MSYFVGLSALLFAIGAAGVLLRRNVIVIFMSIEIMLNAVNLAFVALGRRLGSMDGQVIVFFVMTVAAAEAAVGLAIIISIFRNRETVNADELNLMRW, encoded by the coding sequence ATGAGCTACTTCGTGGGACTGAGCGCCCTCTTGTTCGCGATCGGCGCGGCCGGCGTGCTCCTGCGGCGCAACGTCATCGTGATCTTCATGTCGATCGAGATCATGCTCAATGCGGTCAACCTGGCGTTCGTCGCGCTGGGGCGCCGGCTCGGCTCGATGGACGGGCAGGTGATCGTTTTCTTCGTGATGACGGTGGCGGCCGCCGAGGCCGCGGTCGGTCTTGCGATTATCATTTCGATCTTCCGCAACCGCGAGACCGTCAACGCAGACGAACTCAACCTGATGCGCTGGTGA
- the coaD gene encoding pantetheine-phosphate adenylyltransferase — MVNKGKESAPRSAIYPGTFDPIHNGHIDVIRRSVAIFDEVIVAVAYNPHKDPALFTPDERVEMIRETIRDLEPRARVDKFSGLSVDYAQRIGARIIIRSLRAVTDFDYELQMAHMNNQMWPQVETVFLFANPKLFFSASRLIKEVASYGKRLPELVPELVMNRLRAKLKID, encoded by the coding sequence ATGGTGAACAAAGGCAAGGAATCGGCGCCCAGGAGCGCGATCTACCCGGGGACGTTTGACCCGATTCACAACGGGCACATCGACGTCATCCGTCGCAGCGTCGCGATCTTCGATGAAGTAATCGTCGCGGTGGCCTACAATCCGCACAAGGACCCCGCGCTGTTCACGCCCGACGAGCGCGTCGAGATGATCCGCGAGACCATCCGCGACCTCGAACCGCGCGCGCGCGTGGACAAGTTCAGCGGCCTCTCCGTCGATTACGCCCAGCGCATCGGCGCCCGCATCATCATTCGCAGCCTCCGCGCCGTGACCGACTTCGACTACGAGCTGCAGATGGCGCACATGAACAACCAGATGTGGCCGCAGGTCGAAACCGTCTTCCTCTTCGCCAACCCCAAGCTCTTCTTTTCGGCCTCGCGCCTCATCAAGGAAGTCGCAAGCTATGGCAAGCGGCTCCCCGAGCTCGTGCCCGAGCTGGTGATGAACCGGCTGCGCGCGAAGCTCAAAATCGACTGA
- the nuoL gene encoding NADH-quinone oxidoreductase subunit L: MTAQFPALALILLLPAAGFLFNVFWGRRAGRGAVNLVGPGVIFLAFLIALWGFARLASMPAGAALETTLWPWIVAGQFHTAIALRLDALSAVMTLIVTGVGAVIHLYSVGYMAHDEDYARYFAYLNLFALSMLVLVLADNLLLMFVGWEGVGLCSYLLIAFWYDNAQFAYNGRKAFVVNRVGDAGFILGILAILSALAAHGVWTLNFAELDAHRALLTPVATTAGLLLLLGATGKSAQIPLYVWLPDAMVGPTPVSALIHAATMVTAGVYMMARLNFLYTLAPEAMYVVAVVGAVTAFFAATVAVVQTDIKRVLAYSTISQLGYMFMGVGAGAFAAGIFHVMTHAFFKGLLFLCAGSVIHGLDGEQDMTRMGGLRERMPITYATMLAATLAISAVPGFSGYFSKDLILERTYAAGFSGLWLLGIFTAGLTAFYMFRLLFMTFHGSSRVAPGKHPHESPPVMTVPLIILGVLSVVGGWVELPAGWLWGGAFTRWMAPVLGRFHTEAAHGAATGAVGLVALLATLVGFLSAHVLYIREPELPDRIAARVGAFYRVLMGKYYVDELYNAIFGRFLFWGSENVLARGVDRGIIDGVVDGTGAGFEEAGEATRRSETGNVQAYAFVYLVGAVGIVAYYVYLVMVR; encoded by the coding sequence ATGACGGCTCAATTTCCTGCACTCGCGCTGATCCTGCTTTTGCCGGCAGCCGGCTTCCTGTTCAACGTGTTCTGGGGCCGGCGCGCCGGACGCGGTGCGGTCAACCTCGTCGGCCCGGGGGTGATCTTTCTCGCCTTCCTTATTGCGCTGTGGGGCTTTGCGCGCCTTGCGTCGATGCCCGCCGGTGCGGCGCTCGAAACGACACTATGGCCGTGGATTGTCGCGGGGCAGTTCCATACCGCGATCGCGCTCCGCCTCGACGCGCTCTCGGCCGTGATGACGCTGATCGTGACCGGCGTCGGCGCGGTAATCCATCTCTACTCCGTCGGCTACATGGCGCATGACGAAGACTACGCGCGCTACTTCGCCTACCTGAATTTGTTCGCGCTCTCGATGCTCGTGCTGGTGCTGGCCGACAACCTGCTGCTGATGTTCGTCGGATGGGAAGGGGTGGGCCTCTGCTCCTACCTCCTTATCGCGTTCTGGTACGACAACGCCCAGTTCGCCTACAACGGGCGCAAGGCTTTCGTGGTCAACCGCGTGGGCGACGCGGGCTTCATCCTGGGCATCCTCGCGATCCTCTCGGCGCTCGCCGCGCACGGCGTGTGGACGCTGAACTTCGCCGAGCTCGACGCGCATCGCGCGCTGCTCACGCCGGTGGCGACGACGGCTGGTCTGTTGCTGCTGCTCGGCGCGACCGGCAAGTCGGCGCAGATTCCACTCTATGTGTGGCTGCCGGATGCGATGGTCGGCCCTACGCCGGTAAGCGCGCTCATCCACGCGGCGACGATGGTGACCGCGGGCGTTTACATGATGGCGCGGCTCAATTTCCTTTACACGCTAGCGCCCGAGGCGATGTACGTCGTCGCGGTCGTCGGCGCGGTGACCGCGTTTTTCGCCGCCACGGTCGCGGTGGTCCAGACCGACATCAAGCGCGTGCTCGCCTACTCGACCATCAGCCAGCTCGGGTACATGTTCATGGGCGTGGGCGCGGGCGCGTTCGCGGCGGGAATCTTTCACGTAATGACGCACGCGTTCTTCAAGGGGCTGCTGTTCCTGTGCGCCGGCTCGGTAATCCACGGACTCGACGGCGAGCAGGACATGACCCGGATGGGCGGGCTGCGCGAACGGATGCCGATAACTTACGCCACGATGCTCGCGGCGACGCTCGCAATCAGCGCGGTGCCCGGGTTCTCGGGCTACTTCTCGAAGGACCTGATACTCGAGCGCACCTACGCCGCGGGTTTCAGCGGGCTCTGGCTCCTCGGCATCTTTACTGCCGGCCTCACCGCCTTCTACATGTTCCGCCTGCTGTTCATGACCTTTCACGGAAGCTCGCGCGTCGCCCCCGGCAAGCATCCGCATGAATCGCCGCCCGTGATGACCGTGCCGCTCATCATCCTGGGCGTGCTCTCGGTCGTCGGCGGATGGGTCGAGCTGCCGGCGGGGTGGCTTTGGGGCGGCGCGTTCACGCGCTGGATGGCGCCAGTGCTGGGCAGGTTCCATACCGAGGCCGCGCACGGCGCCGCGACGGGCGCGGTCGGACTGGTCGCGCTGCTGGCGACGCTGGTCGGCTTTCTCTCGGCCCACGTCCTTTATATCCGCGAGCCCGAGTTGCCCGATCGGATCGCCGCGCGCGTCGGCGCCTTTTACCGGGTGCTGATGGGCAAGTACTACGTTGACGAGCTTTACAACGCGATCTTCGGGCGCTTCCTTTTCTGGGGATCGGAAAACGTGCTGGCACGCGGCGTCGATCGCGGCATAATCGACGGCGTCGTGGACGGCACCGGCGCGGGTTTCGAGGAAGCGGGCGAGGCCACGCGGCGCTCGGAGACCGGCAACGTCCAGGCCTACGCGTTCGTCTATCTGGTGGGCGCGGTCGGGATCGTCGCCTACTACGTTTACCTGGTGATGGTGCGCTGA
- a CDS encoding complex I subunit 1 family protein produces the protein MLIDLLIEAIKAIVVVVMVLNLAGVLLWFERKGSALIQDRIGANRAAITGFGKRMGLPNLGLVNTLIADPLKLFTKEDFVPDGADKFLHALAPFLALFPVIITFAVVPFGDVVQIGSRTITLQAANINAAALYVLATIGIGVYGVALGGWSSNNRWALLGGIRASAQMISYEIGLGLAIIAVVMTYGTLDLQEMCRAQGGVWFGFLPRWGICLQPVAFLMLLVAGMAESKRVPFDLPEGESELVAGYFTEYSGGKQAVFMMTDFAEIVLVAVLITVFFFGGWQVPWLYRDGFHFPGGAHLALPQLLVAILGLVSFMIKTVLFCWLQILIRWTLPRFRYDQLMRLGWKGLVPLGLANIVVTAIVVVLTSGAR, from the coding sequence GTGCTGATTGACCTGCTGATAGAAGCGATCAAGGCGATCGTGGTCGTGGTGATGGTGCTCAACCTGGCGGGCGTGCTGCTATGGTTCGAGCGCAAGGGCAGCGCGCTAATCCAGGACCGGATCGGCGCGAATCGCGCCGCGATCACCGGGTTCGGCAAGCGGATGGGCCTGCCCAACCTGGGGCTGGTCAACACGCTGATCGCCGATCCGCTGAAGCTTTTCACCAAGGAAGACTTCGTCCCCGACGGCGCCGACAAGTTCCTGCACGCGCTCGCGCCGTTTCTCGCGCTGTTCCCGGTGATCATCACCTTTGCGGTGGTGCCGTTCGGCGACGTGGTGCAGATCGGTTCGCGCACGATCACGCTGCAGGCGGCCAATATCAACGCCGCGGCGCTCTATGTGCTCGCGACGATCGGTATCGGCGTTTATGGAGTGGCGCTCGGGGGATGGTCGTCGAACAATCGCTGGGCGCTGCTCGGCGGGATTCGCGCGAGCGCGCAGATGATTTCGTACGAAATCGGGCTCGGCCTCGCGATCATCGCGGTCGTGATGACATACGGCACGCTCGATTTGCAGGAGATGTGCCGGGCGCAGGGCGGAGTATGGTTCGGTTTTCTGCCGCGCTGGGGAATCTGCCTGCAGCCGGTCGCCTTCCTGATGCTGCTCGTGGCCGGCATGGCCGAGTCCAAGCGCGTGCCGTTTGATCTACCCGAGGGCGAATCCGAGCTCGTCGCGGGTTACTTCACCGAATATTCGGGCGGCAAGCAGGCGGTCTTCATGATGACCGACTTTGCCGAGATCGTGCTGGTCGCGGTGCTGATCACGGTGTTCTTCTTCGGCGGATGGCAGGTGCCGTGGCTCTATCGCGACGGCTTCCACTTCCCCGGCGGCGCCCATCTGGCGCTCCCGCAGCTGCTGGTCGCGATTCTCGGCCTCGTGTCGTTCATGATCAAAACGGTCCTGTTCTGCTGGCTGCAGATCCTGATCCGCTGGACGCTGCCGCGCTTTCGCTACGACCAGCTGATGCGCCTGGGATGGAAGGGGCTGGTGCCGCTCGGACTGGCCAATATCGTGGTCACGGCGATCGTCGTGGTGCTGACCTCGGGAGCGCGATGA
- a CDS encoding NUDIX hydrolase, protein MPRPVCPPIAADVIAEIGNQIVLIERRNFPFGWAIPGGFVDVGEAVEDAAVRELREETTLEVELRALLGVYSRPGRDPRGHTVTVVYVGRAQGEPRAADDAKAIGLFAADAPPAPLAFDHAEILADYLRFIRTGELPAPWRTAAGRAKT, encoded by the coding sequence ATGCCGAGGCCAGTATGTCCTCCGATCGCGGCCGACGTGATCGCCGAAATCGGAAACCAGATCGTCCTTATCGAGCGGCGCAATTTTCCCTTCGGATGGGCGATTCCGGGCGGCTTCGTCGATGTCGGCGAGGCGGTCGAGGACGCGGCCGTGCGCGAGTTGCGCGAGGAGACGACGCTCGAAGTCGAGCTGCGCGCCTTGCTGGGAGTCTATTCACGCCCCGGTCGCGACCCGCGCGGCCATACGGTCACGGTAGTTTATGTCGGCCGCGCCCAGGGCGAGCCGCGAGCGGCCGACGACGCCAAGGCGATCGGACTCTTCGCGGCCGACGCTCCGCCCGCGCCGCTCGCCTTCGATCACGCAGAAATTCTCGCCGACTACCTCCGCTTTATCCGCACGGGCGAGCTGCCCGCGCCATGGCGCACCGCGGCTGGCCGCGCGAAAACCTGA
- the rsmD gene encoding 16S rRNA (guanine(966)-N(2))-methyltransferase RsmD — protein MVRPSAGDADIYIVATPLHHRNRDRRDRYNRGPRRHLRGASAMRVIAGEAHGRRLRAPRGLETRPATARVRASIFSRLAARTELAGARVLDLFAGSGSLGLEALSRGAARAVFVDSSRAAAAAIRGNLRVLGLEARAEVVAASVERAIAALTARGARFDLVFVDAPYRKDTSAAVLDAIVAGGLLGEGAYVVVRRAVRAPQISAAGLEAINSATLGDHRIVLYRAPAAR, from the coding sequence ATGGTCCGCCCGTCGGCCGGGGACGCCGATATTTATATAGTTGCGACACCGCTTCATCACAGGAATCGCGATCGTCGGGATCGCTATAACCGGGGCCCGCGCCGGCATTTGCGGGGCGCGAGTGCGATGAGAGTTATCGCGGGCGAGGCGCATGGACGGCGGCTTCGCGCGCCGCGTGGCCTTGAGACGCGTCCCGCCACGGCCCGCGTGCGAGCGTCGATCTTCTCGCGCCTCGCGGCGCGCACCGAGCTTGCGGGCGCGCGCGTGCTCGATCTTTTCGCAGGCAGCGGCTCGCTCGGGCTCGAGGCGCTCTCGCGCGGCGCGGCGCGCGCGGTCTTCGTCGATTCCTCGCGCGCCGCGGCGGCCGCGATTCGCGGCAACCTCCGCGTGCTGGGCCTCGAGGCGCGCGCCGAGGTCGTCGCCGCGAGCGTCGAGCGCGCGATTGCGGCGCTCACGGCGCGCGGCGCGCGCTTCGACCTGGTGTTCGTCGACGCGCCCTATCGCAAAGACACGAGCGCCGCCGTGCTGGACGCGATTGTCGCGGGCGGATTGCTGGGCGAGGGCGCTTACGTGGTCGTGCGGCGAGCCGTCCGCGCGCCGCAGATTTCTGCGGCGGGGCTCGAAGCGATCAACAGTGCAACCCTGGGCGATCACCGGATCGTCCTTTACCGCGCGCCAGCGGCGCGCTAG
- a CDS encoding NADH-quinone oxidoreductase subunit J: protein MTPGVFMFLATLAVISALGTVAQRNPVHCLLSLVATLLTLAVIFIGLDAVTVGFLQAIVYAGAIMVLFLFVIWLLNLQTELRSAPGYLAVKAISGLLCAALVAELFLLLRHAPTAGGAQAAAPPGYGSLDMLATTLFADYLVAFEITSVLLLAAIVGAVALARREPSRRGVSAQAMAAGAAAASSERGA from the coding sequence ATGACGCCCGGCGTATTCATGTTTCTCGCCACGCTCGCGGTGATCTCGGCGCTCGGCACGGTGGCGCAGCGCAACCCCGTCCACTGCCTGCTCTCGCTGGTGGCGACGCTGCTCACGCTCGCGGTGATTTTCATCGGCCTCGACGCCGTGACGGTCGGTTTCCTGCAGGCGATCGTGTACGCCGGCGCGATCATGGTCCTGTTCCTGTTCGTGATCTGGCTGCTCAACCTGCAGACCGAATTGCGCAGCGCGCCCGGCTATCTCGCGGTCAAGGCGATCTCGGGGCTGCTCTGCGCCGCGTTGGTCGCCGAGCTGTTCCTGCTGCTTAGACACGCGCCCACCGCGGGCGGCGCGCAGGCGGCCGCCCCGCCCGGCTACGGATCGCTCGACATGCTCGCGACCACACTTTTTGCCGACTACCTGGTGGCCTTCGAGATCACCTCGGTCCTGCTGCTCGCCGCCATCGTCGGCGCGGTCGCGCTCGCCCGCCGCGAGCCGTCGCGGCGGGGCGTTTCCGCGCAGGCGATGGCGGCGGGCGCCGCCGCGGCGAGCTCGGAGAGGGGCGCCTGA
- a CDS encoding pyridoxal phosphate-dependent aminotransferase — protein MALPRAATADAPGNLVEEIAAIPDQDPQMLKLNRRVAAIKSSATLAADARATELRAAGIDVIPLAAGEPDFDTPERIKEAARRALVRGLTKYTPVAGTRELKEAIRVKLKRDNNLEYEPAEIMASAGSKPAEYNLIASLFDEGDEVIVPTPAWVSFVAMIQLSGAEPKLVACPESDGFLLDPERLRSAITPRTRGIMLNSPSNPTGAVYKAAQLASLARVLMEFPDVWVMSDDAYEHIAYVSGVPHIFAIEPRLKQRGIVFNTLSKAYAMTGWRIGFAAGPREAIAAATRLQSQNSGNPNSIAQAAAVEALTGPQDEVATMAAEFRARRDLVVERVRRLPGFSLPNVPDGAFYAFPNVSAMLRREYKGAPIGHGDRLASIILDDAQVAIVGGNDFDAPNHVRLSYATSREKLVEAFDRIERLAREIMR, from the coding sequence TTGGCTCTCCCGCGCGCCGCCACGGCGGACGCGCCGGGAAATCTCGTCGAAGAAATTGCCGCAATCCCGGATCAGGATCCCCAGATGCTCAAGCTCAACCGCAGAGTAGCCGCGATCAAGTCGTCGGCCACCTTGGCCGCCGACGCCCGCGCGACCGAACTCAGGGCCGCCGGCATTGATGTCATCCCGCTTGCCGCCGGCGAGCCCGATTTCGATACCCCCGAACGCATCAAGGAGGCCGCGCGCCGCGCGCTCGTCAGGGGGCTCACCAAGTACACGCCCGTCGCCGGCACGCGCGAGCTCAAGGAAGCGATCCGCGTAAAGCTCAAGCGCGACAACAATCTGGAGTACGAGCCCGCCGAAATCATGGCCTCGGCCGGCAGCAAGCCCGCCGAGTACAATCTGATCGCGAGCCTGTTCGACGAGGGCGACGAGGTCATCGTGCCGACCCCGGCGTGGGTCAGCTTCGTCGCGATGATCCAGCTAAGCGGCGCCGAGCCCAAGCTCGTCGCCTGTCCGGAGAGCGACGGCTTCCTGCTCGATCCCGAGCGGTTGCGCAGCGCCATCACCCCGCGCACCCGCGGCATCATGCTCAACTCGCCCTCCAATCCGACCGGAGCGGTGTACAAAGCGGCGCAGCTCGCCTCGCTCGCGCGCGTGCTGATGGAATTTCCCGACGTATGGGTGATGTCGGACGACGCCTACGAGCATATCGCGTACGTCAGCGGCGTCCCGCACATCTTCGCGATCGAGCCGCGCCTCAAGCAGCGCGGCATCGTGTTCAACACTCTCTCGAAGGCCTACGCGATGACCGGATGGCGCATCGGCTTCGCCGCCGGGCCGCGCGAGGCGATCGCCGCGGCGACGCGCCTGCAGAGCCAGAACAGCGGCAATCCCAATTCGATCGCGCAGGCCGCCGCGGTCGAGGCGCTGACCGGGCCGCAGGACGAGGTCGCAACGATGGCGGCCGAGTTCCGCGCGCGCCGCGATCTCGTGGTCGAGCGCGTGCGCCGGCTTCCCGGCTTCAGCCTCCCCAACGTGCCCGACGGCGCCTTCTACGCGTTTCCCAACGTCTCGGCGATGCTCAGGCGCGAATACAAGGGCGCGCCGATCGGCCACGGCGACCGCCTCGCCTCGATCATCCTCGACGACGCGCAGGTCGCGATCGTCGGCGGCAACGATTTCGACGCGCCCAACCACGTGCGGCTCTCGTACGCGACCTCCCGCGAGAAGCTCGTCGAGGCGTTCGATCGGATCGAACGCCTGGCGCGCGAAATCATGCGCTAG
- a CDS encoding alcohol dehydrogenase catalytic domain-containing protein has protein sequence MQVARLYDFGDIRVEHDPRPAPGPDEILVRARACGICSGDIMPWYIRRKAPLVLGHEPVGVVEEVGASVRGFRRGDRVFVHHHAPCFECASCRRGEYVQCATWRATKIVPGGMAEFFVVGAQNQRDTLRLPDALSDADGVLVEPAACVVKSLRRSGLKRGESILVIGLGIMGMMHVVLARHLGAGKIIGADLFETRARRAEALGADAGLVVSGDNLVEQVREATGGAMADVVIVGPGSSKAIAQGVAAAGKGATVVQFTATPPEDEITLSPHDLYFNETRLVPSYSCGPDDTREAMALVERSILSAGDLVTHRFPLKRVTEAYAMAQKPESLKVIVTFGEQA, from the coding sequence ATGCAAGTTGCCCGGCTCTACGACTTCGGCGATATCCGCGTCGAGCACGACCCGCGCCCCGCGCCCGGCCCGGACGAAATCCTCGTCCGCGCCCGCGCCTGCGGCATCTGCTCCGGCGACATCATGCCCTGGTACATCCGGCGCAAGGCCCCGCTCGTGCTCGGCCACGAGCCGGTCGGCGTGGTCGAGGAAGTCGGTGCCTCGGTGCGCGGCTTTCGCCGCGGCGATCGCGTCTTTGTCCATCATCACGCGCCCTGCTTCGAGTGCGCGTCCTGCCGGCGCGGCGAGTACGTGCAATGCGCGACCTGGCGCGCGACCAAAATCGTGCCGGGCGGGATGGCCGAGTTCTTCGTGGTCGGCGCGCAGAACCAACGCGACACGCTGCGCCTGCCCGACGCGCTTTCCGACGCCGACGGCGTGCTGGTCGAGCCCGCCGCATGCGTCGTCAAGTCGCTCCGCCGCTCCGGACTCAAGCGCGGCGAAAGCATCCTCGTGATCGGCCTTGGAATCATGGGCATGATGCACGTGGTGCTGGCGCGCCATCTCGGCGCCGGCAAAATAATCGGCGCCGATCTGTTCGAGACCCGCGCGCGCCGCGCCGAAGCGCTGGGCGCGGACGCGGGCCTCGTCGTATCCGGCGATAACCTCGTCGAGCAGGTGCGCGAGGCGACCGGCGGCGCGATGGCCGACGTGGTGATCGTCGGCCCCGGCAGTTCGAAGGCGATCGCGCAGGGCGTCGCCGCCGCCGGCAAGGGCGCGACCGTGGTGCAGTTCACCGCGACCCCGCCCGAAGACGAGATCACGCTGAGTCCCCACGATCTCTATTTCAACGAGACGCGGCTCGTGCCGAGCTATTCCTGCGGTCCCGACGATACACGCGAGGCGATGGCGCTGGTCGAGCGCTCGATTCTGAGCGCCGGCGACCTGGTGACCCATCGCTTCCCGCTAAAGCGCGTGACCGAGGCCTACGCGATGGCGCAGAAGCCGGAGTCGCTGAAGGTGATCGTCACCTTCGGCGAGCAGGCGTAG